The stretch of DNA ATATGTACTTCTTTAACTTGATCTTGATTTAATTCGGATATAAAAGTCGAGTAATCTACTTTGCGTCTATTTAATTCGCTAGTCCCGAAGTTTTGAAATAATGACATCAGCACTATTGCGATGACTAACCAAAGAATTAGGTTCTTCGCCATGTCACTCAAGGAATTAACCTCATATTAAAACAACTTTAACAATTTATATTAGAGAGTATTATATTTTGTGCCCCTTTGCTATAAGGTAAACTTCACGAGAACGTGAACGTGAAGCATCTGGTTTAATAATCTTTACTGTATTAAATAAGGCATGCATGCTACATATATACTCATAAAAACCATCTCCCTGAAATACTTTTACTATAAAAGTACCACCAGGTATTAAAAGATACCGGCACATTTTTAATGCTTTTTCTACTAGATACATCGATTTTGGTATATCTATCTCTGGTTTCCCACTAAAATTAGGAGACATATCTGATAATATTACCTGTGCTTTTTTGTTTTCTAATCGTTGAAGTATTGCTTGTAATACTTGTTTATTACAAAAATCTCCTTGGATAAAATCCACTCCAGATAAAGGAGACATATAACGTAAATCACAAGCAATAACATGCCCATTTTTTCCAATTTGAGTAGTTACATATTGTGACCAACTACCAGGTGCTGCACCAAGATCTATAATAGTCATGTATGGTTGAAATAACCTATCACTTTTTTGTATTTGATCTAGTTTAAACCAAGCACGTGAACGTAGTCCTTTTTTTTGTGCTTGCACAACATATTTATCTTTTAAAGATTCTTGGAGCCAGCGATTAGAACTAGCAGAACGTTTTTTAGCACACATATAACTCTATATTAATAGAAAATAGGGATGCAAAACTAATATATAGGGTATTTTACTTACATAATATACTATGGAACAATATAAAAGGTAATATGACTATATATAAAATAGCATTTTATATATATTTTATCCTGTAAAAAAATAAAATTACTTATTTACTGGGGAAAATAAAGTTAAAAATATAAAAAATACTGATAAAAGATACTATTATATCCAGTATCTTAGCAAGATCTATACTAAGATATTAATTTATAATACTAACATTCGTTTATCTTATTAAAGATATTCAATTTTTAAAATCTGGTACTTGACTTCACCTCTAGGTGTTTTTATTAAAACAATATCACCTTTTTTTTTACCAATTAAGCCACGAGCTATTGGTGAACTAATAGAAATGAGATTGTGTTTAAAATTTGCTTCATCATCACCAACTATACGATAAGTCTGTTCCTCATTAATATTTAAATTCTGTACGCTAACTGTGACACCGAAAACTACTTTTCCACTAGGAAATAGTTTAGTAACATCAATAATCTGTGCATGAGAAAGCTTAGATTCAATCTCTTGGATTCTACCTTCGCAAAACCCTTGCTGTTCGCGTGCTGCATGATATTCAGCATTTTCTTTTAGATCTCCATATTCACGAGCTTCTGCAATATTGCGAATAATTTCAGGACGACGTACATTTTTCAAATAATTTAGTTCTTCTCGTAGTTGTTCAGCCCCGCGTAAAGTCATGGGTATTTGATTCATAATGATACCTTTACATTTCGATGTATACCATACTCTTTAAGGAAGAATCTTATATAAATTAGATTAATTAGGTATATTTATAGTCTTATGTTAATCAAATTAATATTAGAAATTATAGTTTCAATTTGCGGTTATCGTTTACTTTATACCCATTCTCACCTTAGTATGACAGTAAGTTATATTTATTTTTATACCTAAAATTATGCGTTTTACAAAAATTATTATATGTTTGATTAGTGTTGTAACATTTTCAGCACAAGCTACTACGATTAAAAAATATATTTCATTTTTACCAAAAGGCACTAATCTAGCGCTTATGGTACAAAAAGTTGGAGCTCAATATCCTATTATTGATTATCATAGTCAGCAGTTATCACAACCTGCTAGTACAATAAAATTATTAACTGCGCTAGCAGCATTACTACAACTAGGACCTACTTATCGTTTTCAAACTTTCTTTGAAACAGCTGTTTTGCCAACTACAGGAATATTGCACGGCGACTTAATTGCTCGTTTTGGCGGTGATCCAACTATGACAAGTAAAAGATTACGTGTTATGGTTGCAAAACTACGTAAAGAAGGCATTAAACAAATAACAGGCAACTTAATCATCGATACATCAATATTTATTAATGACGATAGAGCTCCAGGTTGGAGATGGAGTGATCTAACTAAATGCTTTAGTACTCCACCAGGAGCTGCTATTATTGATCATAACTGCTTTAGTATTTTACTTTACAGCGGAAAGACTATAGGTGATAAGGCTAATATTAAGATTTCTTCTTACTATCCTGTACATATATTTAGTCAAGTACGCACGCTTGCAAGCCGATCAAAAGAATACTGTAAACTTAATATTATACCTGATAAACTAAATAGTTTTAAATTAACTGGCTGTATGACGTACCGTAATAAACCACTACCATTAACATTTGCAGTACAGGATGGAGCATACTATGTAGGTTCTATCTTACAGAAAGAATTTAAACAGGCAAATATAGTATTTAATGGTACTATTTTACATAAAAATATACTTAAAAAACAAAGTCATGTTCTTGTACAATCATCGTCTGCGCCATTACATAATTTATTACATATAATGCTAAAAAAATCTGATAATTTGATCGCAGATACGGTTTTTCGTATAATAGGTCATGAATTTTTTCAAGCTCCTAGTAACTGGAGTACTAGTTCTGACGCTGTTCGCAAAATTATACAACAGCAAACAGGCATAAACCTTGGTAATACTATTCAGGTTGATGGATCTGGTTTATCACGCCATAATCTCATTTCTCCTGCTATAATGATGCGTATTCTCCAATATATAGGAGAACATGATAAACAATTAAATTTTATTTCTATGCTACCATTAGCTGGTTATGATGGTACACTTACATATCGTACTAGCCTACATAAAGCAGGAGTATATGGTAAACTATCAGCTAAAACTGGTTCATTGCAAAATGTCTACAATTTAGCTGGTTTTTTAACTACTTCTCGTGGCCAACGTTTGGCTTTCGTTCAATATTTATCTGGGTATACTACTTCTACTAAAAATATATCAGCACGTAAAATACCATTAATATGTTTTGAACATCAGCTATATAAAGATCTTTATCAGCAAAACTAAATGTTAGTATTATTTGTTTTTATTTATAAATAACATTATATCTCTACACAAAGTTTTAATACCTTGATGATTCATTGCTGAAATAAGGTAATAGTTATGTTTCTGGTTAAGAGCATCGCTAATAGTTTGCGCTATATTAAGAGCTTCTCTTTTATCGATTAAGTCTAATTTATTAAAAACTAACCAGCTTGGTTTAGTAGCTAGCTTTTCGCTATAACGCTTTAACTCATTTATAATAATGGAAGCGTTTTCTACAGGAGAAGATTGATCAGCAGGTGCTAAATCAATAAGATGCAAAAGAATTCGACAACGTTCTAGATGCTTTAAAAATCTAATACCAAGACCTGCACCATCTGCAGCACCTTTAATTAATCCTGGAATATCAGCAATAATAAAACTTTGCTTCTTATGAACTTGTACTACCCCTAGATTAGGAACTAGAGTGGTAAAGGGATAATTAGCAACCTTAGGTTTTGCAGCAGATACAGCTCGAATTAATGTTGACTTACCAACATTAGGTAGACCTAATAACCCAACATCAGCTAATAATATTAACTCTAACTGTAGCCTACGAATCTCACCTTTAGTTCCATTAGTTTTTTTGCGTGGTGTACAATTAGCAGATGATTTAAAATGATTATTACCTAACCCTCGTAATCCACCTTTAGCAACTAATAAGTACTGTTGATGTACTATTAAATCACCAAGTATTTCATTAGTATTCTGATCAACAACTCTAGTACCAATAGGAACTTTAATAGTAAGATCTTTACCACATTTACCAGTAAAATTTTTTCCTTGTCCATGTTTTCCATTTTCAGCATGGAAATTATGTTGAAAATGATAATCAATAAGGGTATTTAGATTCTCATCTGCTTGTAACCATACGTTACCACCATTACCACCGTCTCCGCCTTCTGCAGGACCAAAAGGGATATATTTTTCACGACGAAAACTTATACAACCATTACCACCATCACCAGCAGCAACTATAATAGTTGCTTCATCAATAAATTTCATTTAAATTTTATGAATTGACTATTATATTTATCGATAAATTAGTATTTATTATCATTCTGTTATAATACTTATAAACTTACGATTACCTTTTTTAGTTTGAAAGTGCACTTTTCCTTTAGTTAGGGCAAAAAGAGTATGATCTTTACCACATCCTACGTTAGTTCCAGGGTGGAATTTCGTTCCACGTTGACGAATAATAATACTACCTGCTTTTGCTATTTGATGACCAAAAATTTTTACACCTAATCGTTTACTCTCTGAGTCACGACCATTACGTGTAGAACCACCAGCCTTTTTATGTGCCATAATTATGCTTTCTTTTAATAACTAACATTAATAATTTCAAGGTCAGTAAACCACTGACGATGACTCTGATGTTTGCGAAAATGTTTACGACGACGAAACTTAATAATATGTAATTTTTTACTACGACCATGAGCAATTACTTTTGCCGTAATTTTACTATTATGAAGAATAGGATCACCAATATAAATATTATCTTCATCATTAATCATCATGATATCATGAAACTCAATAGTACTACCTGTTGCAACATTTAGTTTTTCAAGGCGGATAGTTTGACCTTCTTTTACTTGATATTGTTTACCACCACTTTGAAAAATTGCGTACATTAAAAGCTCCTTATTTGCTCTGTTGTTTTTCGTTTGTACAACAGTAAAAATATATTATGCATATTTTTATTGAAAAACAATTTTTCTTTATTTTTTACTAATTATTTAATTAAATTAATCAATTAGTAAGACAATAATATAATTATTTCTAATTTAATTAGCTGAACTGTAATATTAACAATATAAGCATATATAACAAAAATAATAATTTTGCTTAAGTGAAAATGACTATTATAGTATATATTTTACATATATTATACATTAATATTATTTAATTATCAGAATAATAATTCTAAGTATAGATTAAAAATCTTAGAAAGATTTAATAAATTTAGGTGTAATACATTTATATATATATCTTATTAGTTATCTTCAAAAATCAGCTCCAAAATATTGAGCTATTACTCACATTAAGTTAATTTTTTAACATTATTTAACTATTTTAAAAAAGAGAACTAATAATGGCAGTAACTAAAATAACAGATTTAAATCTAAAGAATAAGCGTGTTTTAATTCGTGCTGATTTAAATGTACCCATCAAAGATGGGCAAATTACTTCTTATGCGCGTATTAATGCATCCTTACCTACTATAATAACAGTACTCAAACAAGGAGCTGCAAGTGTAATGGTTACTTCTCATCTAGGTAGACCTACTGAAGGTCAATACGATGAGAATTTATCTCTATATAGAGTAGTTAATTATCTACAACAAAAAATATCAATTCCAGTTAGGCTCATAAAAGATTACCTAAATGGGATTAGTTTCACAGAAAAACAGCTGTTAGTGCTAGAAAATGTTCGTTTTAATAAAGGTGAAACAAAGAATGATGAAACACTAGCTAAACAATATGCAGCATTATGTGATATATTTATTATGGACGCTTTTGGTACTGCTCATAGAGCTCATGCTTCAACTTATGGCATAGCAAAATATGCTCCTCTAGTTTGTGCTGGTTTATTATTATACAATGAGTTAGAAGTACTAAGTAAAGCTTTAAATCAACCGGTACGTCCAATGGTTGCTATTGTTGGTGGTTCAAAAGTTTCGACAAAACTAATGTTGTTAAATAAACTATCTAAAATATCTGATCACCTAATAGTAGGTGGCGGTATTGCAAATACTTTCCTTGCAGCACAAGGTTATAATGTTGGCCAATCTTTATTAGAACCAAATTTAATTAATAAAGCAAAACAGTTACTAAAATATAAAAATATTTTATTACCTACCGATGTACGTGTATCTCAGGAATTAGATAATGCTGCAACTTTAAAGCATATCCGAGAAGTCGGTAATAATGAAAAAATTTTTGATATCGGTGATGAATCTGCTAATAGATTTGCAAAAATATTACAACAAGCCAAAACCATTCTATGGAATGGTCCAGTTGGCGCATTTGAATTGACTCACTTTCGTCAAGGTACTAAAATATTAGCTAATGCTATTGTTAGCAGTAATGCTTTTTCTATTGCTGGTGGTGGAGATACACTAGCTGCTATAGATTATTTTAATCTTAATGATAAGATTTCCTACCTTTCAACCGGTGGAGGTGCTTTTCTATCATTTATTGAAGGTAAAACTCTGCCTGCAGTAGCTATGCTCATAGAACGTAACAAAAATAATTAGACTATTTCATATAACTGCTAGTTAACTACTATGTTTATAATGTATTCATCTTAATTTAAAGATGAAGGATTACAAATAATGTCTAAAATTTTTGCTTTCCTCAAACCTGGAGTAATTACAGGTGATGATGTTCAGTTAGTATTTGCTATAGCAAAAGAGAATAAATTGGCTTTACCAGCTATTAACTGTATAAATACAGATTCTATCAATGCGGCATTAGAAGCAGCTGTTAAAGTAAGAGCCCCTCTTATTATACAATTTTCCTATGGAGGAGCTGCTTTTATGGCTGGTACAGGTATTAATCCTATAAAACAAAATGCAGCAGTATTAGGAGCCATATCCGGAGCATTATACGTACATTATATAGCCGAACATTATAATATTCCTGTAATGTTACATACTGATCATTGTGTAAAAAAAAATTTAGCTTGGCTTGATGAGCTACTTATAGCTGATAAAAAATATTTTATTACTACAGGTAAGCCTCTTTTTTCCTCACATATGATAGATCTTTCTCAAGAATCATTAGAAGATAATATAAACATTAGTACAGAATACTTAACTAAAATGGATGAAATCAACCTTACATTAGAAATAGAATTAGGATGTACTGGCGGAGAAGAAGATGGTATTGACCATAGTAATATAGATCAATCAATGTTATATACACAACCTAAAGACGTTGCTTATGCCTATGAAAAATTACAAAATATTAGCCAAAGATTTATAATTGCAGCAACTTTTGGGAATACACATGGTGTTTATAAGCCAGGTAATGTACAACTTCAGCCTAAAATCCTTTATCAATCTCAGAAACTAGTTTCTAAAAAATTTAAACTACCGGATAATTATCTAAATTTCGTTTTTCATGGAGGTTCTGGTTCTTCTATAGAAGAAATAAAAGAAGCTATTGGTTATGGTGTAGTTAAAATGAATATTGATACAGATATTCAGTGGGCTACTTGGAACGGTATTTTACAATATTATAAGAGAAACAAAGGTTATCTACAAAGTCAATTAGGTAATATACATGATGCTTATAAACCAAATAAAAAGTTTTATGATCCACGTGTTTGGATTCGTGCTGGACAAATATCTATGGTTAATCGAATTAAATTAGCTTTTCAAGAACTTAATGCTATTAATTTATTATAAGCATACATATTCTTATATGAATAACCAAATAAACAATCATTAAATATACACTAACAAGCATAGTTTCAGTTAATAAAAGATATTAATAATGATATTATTAATTTATTTTCTCTTTCATTTTAAAATAGAAAAAATAAAATCATGATGCATGAAAAGCTCAAAAAAGCTGTTGGCTGGGCAGCATTAGAATATGTAAGTTCTGGGATGATTATTGGGGTAGGAACAGGTTCTACTACTGATCACTTTATCGATGCACTAGGTACAGTAAAGCATAAAATTGAAGGTGTAGTATCCAGTTCTGAACAGTCAACTACTAAGCTAAAAAGTATGGGAATACTACTTTTTAACCTAAATGATGTAGATGGTTTAGATATATACGTTGATGGTACTGACGAAATAAATAGTAATATGCAGATGATAAAAGGTGGTGGTGCAGCTCTAACACGTGAAAAAGTTCTTGCAGCTGCAGCAAATAAATTTATCTGTATTGCAGATACTAGCAAACAAGTTGATATTTTAGGCAACTTTCCTTTGCCTATTGAAGTAATTCCAATGGCCCATGCTTGGGTAGCACGAGAATTAGTGCATTTGACCGGTGGTTTACCTAAATATCGTCAAGGTGTCATAACTGATAATGGTAATATTATTTTAGATATATATAACTTAAAAATTTTAGATGCTATTGCATTAGAAAAAATTATTAATAATATACCAGGTGTTGTTACTGTTGGGCTTTTTGCTAATCGTTGTGCTGATATAGCACTTATTAGCAGTGATCTGGGTATTGAAGAAATAAGTAGATCTATCAAATAGATCTATCTTCTTAATTAAGAAGATTACCCGAATAATTACTGGGTAATTAGTATTATTTTAACGCTATATTCCAATGCCAATGACAAGAAGGAGTAATAACTTCTGGCAAAGGGATATCCCATTTTTCAGTAGGTATAGCTTCTGTTTGATATTGACAATCATAAGCTAAACCAATTGGACAAAAAGTAAACTCACCCGTATACCAAGAGTATAACATACGATCATAAAAACCACCACCCATACCTAGTCTATTACCATAATTATCAAAAGCTACTAGTGGAATAAAGCAAATATCTAGCTGGTTTAGTAATAATAATGTTGTTACATCTAACTGTGGTTCATAAATGTTAAGACGGTTAATTACTAATGGTGTATTAGGGTTATATTGCATAAAAAGTAAATGACCAGGAGCAAAAGGGTGTAATACAGGTAGATAAACTATTTTAGTTTCTTTCCATAACATATTAATTAATAAATTAGTATTAATTTCATTATCAAAAGATAAAAATATTGCTAATTTATTTGCTCGTTGGATTCTTTTATCTTTTAATGCTCTTAATGCAAGCATTTTAGCATATTGATATTGCTGTTTTTTAGTTAACATACGACGTTGCATACGAACATTATCTCGTATACTTTGACGTTTAAGATATTTATCCATAGTACTATAATAACAAATATAATTATTATATAGATTATATATCTATATCAAAATATATCATAAATAATCTAATTGTTTAGTTAAAAATAAAATTAATTTATCTAAATAAATTAGAATTAAGATGGTATATATTATAATTTTTATATAATATGATTATATCACCACCACTTATAGAAATGATGAATTGGTCCTTTTCCTTGTCCTACATGTAGTTTATCTGCATGTAATATTGCTTTTTGTAACCAATTTTTTGCAACTTCTATTGTTTGCTTCCAATTATCGTAACGTGGACGTAATGCTGCAATAGCAGCAGAAAAAGTACATCCTGTACCGTGGGTATTTTTAGTCTGTACACGTGGACTAGTAAAACGTACCTCTTGTTCAGAAGTAACTAACCAGTCAGGACTATCAATGCTTATTAAGTGTCCTCCTTTCATTAACACAGCTTTACAACCATAATTTAATAGTTGTCTACCTTGTAGGCACATCTGATCCTCATTTTTTGCAAGTTTACAACCTAATAATACCGCTGCTTCTGGTAAATTTGGCGTAATAATAGATGCAAGTGGTAATAATTTATTTTGTAAAATCTTAATATCATCTTTAGCTAGAAGTTGATCACCGCTTTTAGCTTTCATAACAGTATCTAATACTATCCAAGGAATCGAATGATTTTCGAGAAGAGCAGAAACTACACGAATAGTAGTTGCTTGACATAATAAGCCAATTTTAACACTATCAATTTGTATATCATTAAAAACAGAATTTAGTTGTTCAGTAACACAATCTCCACTAAGAGGATATATTGCCTGTATGCCATATGTATTTTGAGCAATAATACATGTAATAACTGAAGCCCCATAAGTACCTAAAGCGGAAAAAGTCTTTAAATCTGCTTGAATCCCTGCTCCACTACTAGGATCAGTCCCAGCAATACTTAAGATATTATTTATCTTTTTCATGATAAATCCTTTATCTATTAGGATCTAATTTAAATATTATTATGGAGCAATTTATTAAATCTAGATATATTTAGTAGTTTAGTTAGCTATATATAGAATAGTTTAAACTATGTTCTTCTTAATAAGAAATATTTATTTTTGCTCATATATCACATACTACTTAGAAGTATCATTCCCATTCAATAGTTGCAGGTGGTTTACCTGAAATATCATATACTACACGAGATATACCATCAATTTCATTAATAATACGATTAGATACCAGTTCTAAAAAATCATAAGATAAATGAGACCAATTAGCAGTCATAAAATCAATTGTTTCTACTGCACGAAGTGAAATGACTCTTTCATATTTACGGCTATCACCCATCACTCCAACTGAATATATAGGTAGTAAAACCGCAAAAGCTTGACTTACTTTATAGTAGAGTTTAGCCTTATAAAGTTCTTCTATGAAAATTAAATCTGCTTTCCGTAGCAAATCACAATCTTCCTTTTTTACTTCTCCTAATATTCTTATTCCTAATCCAGGTCCTGGAAAAGGATGACGATAAAGCATATGAAACGGTAATCCAAGTTCTAAACCTATTTTACGTACTTCATCTTTAAATAAGTTTTTTAAAGGTTCTATGAGCTTCAAATTTAAAGTATTAGGCAAACCACCTACATTATGATGTGATTTTATCACATTAGTTAAACTAACATGAGATATAGCAGATTCTATTATATCGGGATATATAGTACCTTGCGCTAGCCAAGTTGCTGTTTTGGTTAAGCTTCTAGCTTGTTCTTCAAAAATTTCACTAAATAATCTTCCGATAATTTTTCTTTTTTCTTCAGGATTATAAATACCAGCTAGTGCTCTCAAAAAACGATCTTCAGATCTAACATAAATAATATTCAGGCTCAAGTTCTTACTGAATATTTCTCGTATATTACTTGCTTCATTATAGCGCAGTAAGCCATTATCAATAAAAATACACGTAAGATTCACACCTATAGCATAATGTAGTAACATTGCTGTTACTGTAGAATCGACACCACCTGATAATCCTAGAACTACATTTTCTTTACCTACCTGTTCTTTAATATGGTTAATTATGTTTTCTTTAATATTATTAGGTGTCCATCTTCCTTGACAAGAACATATATCTAGTACAAAGCGTTTTAGTATATTATGTCCCTGACAAGTATGAGTAACTTCAGGGTGAAATTGTATACCATAAAAACGTTTTTTTTCATTAGCAATAATAGCAAATGGACAAGTAGTAGTTCTACCAACAATAATAAAATCTGGTGGAATAGAGGTTATATTATCGCTATGACTCATCCATACATTTAATATTGGTTGATTATTATTGATCAGGTCTTGAATGTTTCTTGTTAGCGGACTATCAGCTATTATAACTACCTGAGCATAACCAAATTCGCGTCTTAGCATATCCTGATTTACTTTTCCACCAAGTTGTATAGCTATTGTTTGCATGCCATAGCAAACACCTAATACAGGTACGCCAGCCATAAAAATATATGGTGATGCTCGAGGACTATCTATTGTTAGAGTACTTTCTGGACCACCAGAAAGAATAATTCCATTAGGAGCAAACTCACGTATTTGTGCTTCAGTTATATCCCAAGCTCTAAGTTCACAATATACTCCTAATTCACGTACTCGACGAACTAATAATTGAGCATACTGAGAACCAAAGTTAAGAATAAGAATTCTTGATGTATAGATATTTTCTATCATGTCATAATAAGTATTAATATTAGAATATTTATTCTAAAGCTAAACTAAATTAGCCCATCCGATAGTTAGGAGGTTCTTTAGTTATATCAACATTGTGGACATGGCTCTCCTTAATTCCTGCACCACTAATACGCACAAATTCTGCCTTAGTACGTAACTCTTCAATAGTAGCGCAACCAGTTAATCCCATACATGAACGTAATCCTCCTATTTGCTGATGAATTATTTCTATTAAGCTTCCTTTATATGCTACACGTCCTTCGATACCCTCTGGTACTAGCTTATTGGCGACTTGATCGTTTTGGAAATAACGATAAGAAGCACCTTGCGACATAGCTCCAATTGAACCCATACCACGATAACATTTAAATGACCTACCCTGATATAGTTCAATATCTCCCGGTGATTCTTCTGTACCAGCTAGTAGTGAACCAACCATAACACAATGAGCACCAGCTGCAATTGCTTTAGCTATATCGCCTGAAAAACGAATCCCACCATCTGCAATAACTGGTATATTAGTACCTTTAAGTGCTTCTACGACATCCGCAATAGCGGTAATTTGTGGTACACCAACGCCTGTAATAATCCTAGTGGTACATATTGAACCAGGACCTATCCCAACTTTTACAGCACTAGCTCCTGCGTCTATTAGTGCAAGCGCACCAGCTCCAGTGGCAACATTACCTCCTATGATATCAAGTTCAGGATATTTAGCGCGAGCTAGACGTATACCTTGTAGTACTCCTTCCGAATGACCATGTGAAGAATCAATCAGCAGAACATCAACACCTACAGCTACTAAAGCTTCTATACGTTCGTAATCAATTGCACCAACTGCTGCTCCTACACGTAAACGACCATGTTGATCTTTACAAGCATTCGGTTTTCTTTCAGCTTTTTGGAAATCTTTTACAGTAATCATACCTAATAAGTTAAATTTATTATCAACTACTAGAGCTTTTTCAATACGCTTTTCGTACATTTTCATTAATACTACTTCACGTGACTCAACTGCGGTGACTGTTACTAATCTTTCTTTAGGAGTCATAACAGTAGCTACTGGTAAGTTTAGATCCGTAATAAAACGAACATCACGATTAGTGATAATACCAACTAATTTTTTGTTATTAGTTACTACTGGATAACCAGCAAAACCATTACGAGTAGTTAATGCCTTTACTTCTAATAGTGTTGTATCAGGAGTAACGCATTGTGGGTTAATTACAACACCACTCTCATAACGTTTAACACGTTTTACTTCTTCTATTTGGTACTGTATAGACATATTTTTATGAATAAAACCTATACCTCCTTCTTGTGCTAAAGCAATAGCTAATCTAGATTCAGTAACAGTATCCATAGCTGCAGATAAAATAGGAATATTTAGTTTTATTTTTGTAGTTAATTGAGTACCTAAATATGCATTATTAGGC from Baumannia cicadellinicola str. Hc (Homalodisca coagulata) encodes:
- the rplU gene encoding 50S ribosomal protein L21, which translates into the protein MYAIFQSGGKQYQVKEGQTIRLEKLNVATGSTIEFHDIMMINDEDNIYIGDPILHNSKITAKVIAHGRSKKLHIIKFRRRKHFRKHQSHRQWFTDLEIINVSY
- the rlmE gene encoding 23S rRNA (uridine(2552)-2'-O)-methyltransferase RlmE, with the protein product MCAKKRSASSNRWLQESLKDKYVVQAQKKGLRSRAWFKLDQIQKSDRLFQPYMTIIDLGAAPGSWSQYVTTQIGKNGHVIACDLRYMSPLSGVDFIQGDFCNKQVLQAILQRLENKKAQVILSDMSPNFSGKPEIDIPKSMYLVEKALKMCRYLLIPGGTFIVKVFQGDGFYEYICSMHALFNTVKIIKPDASRSRSREVYLIAKGHKI
- a CDS encoding phosphoglycerate kinase; this translates as MAVTKITDLNLKNKRVLIRADLNVPIKDGQITSYARINASLPTIITVLKQGAASVMVTSHLGRPTEGQYDENLSLYRVVNYLQQKISIPVRLIKDYLNGISFTEKQLLVLENVRFNKGETKNDETLAKQYAALCDIFIMDAFGTAHRAHASTYGIAKYAPLVCAGLLLYNELEVLSKALNQPVRPMVAIVGGSKVSTKLMLLNKLSKISDHLIVGGGIANTFLAAQGYNVGQSLLEPNLINKAKQLLKYKNILLPTDVRVSQELDNAATLKHIREVGNNEKIFDIGDESANRFAKILQQAKTILWNGPVGAFELTHFRQGTKILANAIVSSNAFSIAGGGDTLAAIDYFNLNDKISYLSTGGGAFLSFIEGKTLPAVAMLIERNKNN
- the rpmA gene encoding 50S ribosomal protein L27: MAHKKAGGSTRNGRDSESKRLGVKIFGHQIAKAGSIIIRQRGTKFHPGTNVGCGKDHTLFALTKGKVHFQTKKGNRKFISIITE
- the dacB gene encoding serine-type D-Ala-D-Ala carboxypeptidase, giving the protein MRFTKIIICLISVVTFSAQATTIKKYISFLPKGTNLALMVQKVGAQYPIIDYHSQQLSQPASTIKLLTALAALLQLGPTYRFQTFFETAVLPTTGILHGDLIARFGGDPTMTSKRLRVMVAKLRKEGIKQITGNLIIDTSIFINDDRAPGWRWSDLTKCFSTPPGAAIIDHNCFSILLYSGKTIGDKANIKISSYYPVHIFSQVRTLASRSKEYCKLNIIPDKLNSFKLTGCMTYRNKPLPLTFAVQDGAYYVGSILQKEFKQANIVFNGTILHKNILKKQSHVLVQSSSAPLHNLLHIMLKKSDNLIADTVFRIIGHEFFQAPSNWSTSSDAVRKIIQQQTGINLGNTIQVDGSGLSRHNLISPAIMMRILQYIGEHDKQLNFISMLPLAGYDGTLTYRTSLHKAGVYGKLSAKTGSLQNVYNLAGFLTTSRGQRLAFVQYLSGYTTSTKNISARKIPLICFEHQLYKDLYQQN
- the greA gene encoding transcription elongation factor GreA, producing the protein MNQIPMTLRGAEQLREELNYLKNVRRPEIIRNIAEAREYGDLKENAEYHAAREQQGFCEGRIQEIESKLSHAQIIDVTKLFPSGKVVFGVTVSVQNLNINEEQTYRIVGDDEANFKHNLISISSPIARGLIGKKKGDIVLIKTPRGEVKYQILKIEYL
- the fbaA gene encoding class II fructose-bisphosphate aldolase, with translation MSKIFAFLKPGVITGDDVQLVFAIAKENKLALPAINCINTDSINAALEAAVKVRAPLIIQFSYGGAAFMAGTGINPIKQNAAVLGAISGALYVHYIAEHYNIPVMLHTDHCVKKNLAWLDELLIADKKYFITTGKPLFSSHMIDLSQESLEDNINISTEYLTKMDEINLTLEIELGCTGGEEDGIDHSNIDQSMLYTQPKDVAYAYEKLQNISQRFIIAATFGNTHGVYKPGNVQLQPKILYQSQKLVSKKFKLPDNYLNFVFHGGSGSSIEEIKEAIGYGVVKMNIDTDIQWATWNGILQYYKRNKGYLQSQLGNIHDAYKPNKKFYDPRVWIRAGQISMVNRIKLAFQELNAINLL
- the cgtA gene encoding Obg family GTPase CgtA, which gives rise to MKFIDEATIIVAAGDGGNGCISFRREKYIPFGPAEGGDGGNGGNVWLQADENLNTLIDYHFQHNFHAENGKHGQGKNFTGKCGKDLTIKVPIGTRVVDQNTNEILGDLIVHQQYLLVAKGGLRGLGNNHFKSSANCTPRKKTNGTKGEIRRLQLELILLADVGLLGLPNVGKSTLIRAVSAAKPKVANYPFTTLVPNLGVVQVHKKQSFIIADIPGLIKGAADGAGLGIRFLKHLERCRILLHLIDLAPADQSSPVENASIIINELKRYSEKLATKPSWLVFNKLDLIDKREALNIAQTISDALNQKHNYYLISAMNHQGIKTLCRDIMLFINKNK